A single region of the Manihot esculenta cultivar AM560-2 chromosome 12, M.esculenta_v8, whole genome shotgun sequence genome encodes:
- the LOC110627455 gene encoding D-cysteine desulfhydrase 2, mitochondrial isoform X1 translates to MKLQLSSGKTTITALKSGRYRCSQGLSEVKLTSEELMLNVLNRKWMLQIPDTKIHQIMLSPVQGKYRDGLFSNISFVNNSNPYFGDQSMGKDSRQPSFYVVRDDLLHPLVNGNKARKLDGLIPLLVDHSVTDVVTCGGCQSAHAAAVAVSCAETGVKPHLLLRGEQPEVLTGYNLISTIYGNVTYVPRSLYAHRDSMLKTHANLVAGNTGSVVQCNDILETFLTNQTSIDLNLGQVDACKIVENHPKKVLIVNEGAGDAVALLGVIRLVEYLCWNHLLGKDRRIKLVVDAGTGTTAIGLGLGALCLGLPWQVNAVMLADTIDAYKQKEKDLISDFSTRFGFHLIDRSLNEVKGGVVHWVERSHRRKFGNVLEGEIEACQKIAQQTGILVDPIYTLAAWEMATQLSKEETDGGAKIVMLHTGGTLGMFGLAQRYKTYFYNLKDGVSPAKVADSYFVP, encoded by the exons GGTCTTTCTGAAGTCAAACTGACTAGTGAAGAATTAATGTTGAACGTGCTTAACAGGAAATGGATGCTGCAGATTCCTGATACCAAAATTCACCAAATAATGCTTTCTCCAGTGCAAGGAAAATATAGAGATGGACTATTTAGTAATATTTCTTTTGTAAACAACTCTAACCCATACTTTGGAGATCAGTCAATGGGGAAAGACAGTCGACAGCCATCCTTCTATGTTGTGAGGGATGATTTATTACATCCCTTGGTAAATGGTAATAAAGCAAGAAAGTTAGATGGATTGATTCCACTCCTTGTGGATCATTCAGTAACTGATGTG GTTACATGTGGAGGCTGTCAAAGTGCACATGCAGCAGCTGTTG CTGTTTCATGTGCAGAGACAGGGGTAAAGCCTCATTTGCTTCTGAGAGGGGAGCAGCCTGAAGTTCTGACTGGTTATAACCTGATTTCAACAATATATGGAAATGTTACATATGTTCCGAGGTCTCTTTATGCCCACAGGGATAGTATGCTGAAGACCCATGCTAATTTGGTGGCTGGAAATACTGGCAGTGTTGTACAGTGTAATGATATCCTTGAGACTTTTTTAACAAACCAAACATCTATTGATTTGAACCTGGGGCAAGTGGATGCTTGTAAAATTGTTGAGAACCATCCAAAGAAGGTTTTGATTGTGAATGAAGGAGCTGGGGATGCTGTAGCATTGCTAG GTGTCATTCGCCTGGTGGAGTACTTATGCTGGAATCATTTACTTGGAAAAGATAGACGCATAAAATTGGTGGTAGATGCTGGGACTGGTACAACAGCTATAGGTTTGGGACTCGGAGCCTTATGTTTAGG GCTTCCGTGGCAGGTAAATGCTGTCATGCTTGCTGATACAATTGATGCATACAAACAAAAGGAGAAAGACTTAATTTCTGATTTCAGCACGCGCTTTGGTTTTCACCTTATTGACCGTAGCTTAAATGAAGTCAAGGGTGGAGTAGTCCACTGGGTGGAGCGCAGCCATAGGAGAAA ATTTGGCAATGTGTTGGAAGGAGAGATAGAGGCATGCCAAAAAATTGCACAACAGACTGGGATTCTGGTCGATCCTATTTATACCTTAGCTGCTTGGGAAATGGCAACTCAGCTGAGCAAGGAGGAAACAGATGGGGGTGCAAAAATTGTAATGCTTCACACAGGAGGAACTCTTGGCATGTTTGGCTTAGCACAGAGGTATAAAACTTACTTCTATAACCTCAAAGATGGAGTTTCCCCTGCAAAAGTTGCAGATAGTTATTTTGTACCTTAG
- the LOC110627455 gene encoding D-cysteine desulfhydrase 2, mitochondrial isoform X2: MLNVLNRKWMLQIPDTKIHQIMLSPVQGKYRDGLFSNISFVNNSNPYFGDQSMGKDSRQPSFYVVRDDLLHPLVNGNKARKLDGLIPLLVDHSVTDVVTCGGCQSAHAAAVAVSCAETGVKPHLLLRGEQPEVLTGYNLISTIYGNVTYVPRSLYAHRDSMLKTHANLVAGNTGSVVQCNDILETFLTNQTSIDLNLGQVDACKIVENHPKKVLIVNEGAGDAVALLGVIRLVEYLCWNHLLGKDRRIKLVVDAGTGTTAIGLGLGALCLGLPWQVNAVMLADTIDAYKQKEKDLISDFSTRFGFHLIDRSLNEVKGGVVHWVERSHRRKFGNVLEGEIEACQKIAQQTGILVDPIYTLAAWEMATQLSKEETDGGAKIVMLHTGGTLGMFGLAQRYKTYFYNLKDGVSPAKVADSYFVP; the protein is encoded by the exons ATGTTGAACGTGCTTAACAGGAAATGGATGCTGCAGATTCCTGATACCAAAATTCACCAAATAATGCTTTCTCCAGTGCAAGGAAAATATAGAGATGGACTATTTAGTAATATTTCTTTTGTAAACAACTCTAACCCATACTTTGGAGATCAGTCAATGGGGAAAGACAGTCGACAGCCATCCTTCTATGTTGTGAGGGATGATTTATTACATCCCTTGGTAAATGGTAATAAAGCAAGAAAGTTAGATGGATTGATTCCACTCCTTGTGGATCATTCAGTAACTGATGTG GTTACATGTGGAGGCTGTCAAAGTGCACATGCAGCAGCTGTTG CTGTTTCATGTGCAGAGACAGGGGTAAAGCCTCATTTGCTTCTGAGAGGGGAGCAGCCTGAAGTTCTGACTGGTTATAACCTGATTTCAACAATATATGGAAATGTTACATATGTTCCGAGGTCTCTTTATGCCCACAGGGATAGTATGCTGAAGACCCATGCTAATTTGGTGGCTGGAAATACTGGCAGTGTTGTACAGTGTAATGATATCCTTGAGACTTTTTTAACAAACCAAACATCTATTGATTTGAACCTGGGGCAAGTGGATGCTTGTAAAATTGTTGAGAACCATCCAAAGAAGGTTTTGATTGTGAATGAAGGAGCTGGGGATGCTGTAGCATTGCTAG GTGTCATTCGCCTGGTGGAGTACTTATGCTGGAATCATTTACTTGGAAAAGATAGACGCATAAAATTGGTGGTAGATGCTGGGACTGGTACAACAGCTATAGGTTTGGGACTCGGAGCCTTATGTTTAGG GCTTCCGTGGCAGGTAAATGCTGTCATGCTTGCTGATACAATTGATGCATACAAACAAAAGGAGAAAGACTTAATTTCTGATTTCAGCACGCGCTTTGGTTTTCACCTTATTGACCGTAGCTTAAATGAAGTCAAGGGTGGAGTAGTCCACTGGGTGGAGCGCAGCCATAGGAGAAA ATTTGGCAATGTGTTGGAAGGAGAGATAGAGGCATGCCAAAAAATTGCACAACAGACTGGGATTCTGGTCGATCCTATTTATACCTTAGCTGCTTGGGAAATGGCAACTCAGCTGAGCAAGGAGGAAACAGATGGGGGTGCAAAAATTGTAATGCTTCACACAGGAGGAACTCTTGGCATGTTTGGCTTAGCACAGAGGTATAAAACTTACTTCTATAACCTCAAAGATGGAGTTTCCCCTGCAAAAGTTGCAGATAGTTATTTTGTACCTTAG